One Bacteroidales bacterium DNA segment encodes these proteins:
- a CDS encoding erythromycin esterase family protein, protein MKTKIILTIILTIIFIVISNFVISQNTIKSCPSVSNDLQQAFGNRIIQINQTDFSEDYKDLEFLKKIIGDNRFVLLGESSHFVEEYSKIKKRLIKFLHKEMGFDVILFESDFFNCNTSYLICDSLSTKEFLDNSIFGLWHTKINYKLFEYIKETKKTETPLLFSGFDIRKSNITENQLLYAYYKNYLKPKDYAEFVNLDTITNKYFRNVILNKNKKAFNQSLSLKLTDRYNTLQNSINKYKKNIDREIFKRIILNKKYLINIIEIAKSDAKKYIDMRDKFMAENIEWIADNLYPDKKIIIWAHNAHVMNNKEYMSMGYYFSDKIKKQSYTVGIFGLKGSWGYGENIHNENNLKKNSLEAVICNTNNEISFINLNENFNIDYNKKVYLWKQKKTIRKINQEYDGLLFIRNITPSIYLKQ, encoded by the coding sequence TTCTGTCAGCAACGATTTGCAACAAGCTTTCGGCAATAGAATTATTCAAATAAATCAAACTGATTTTAGCGAAGATTATAAAGATTTAGAGTTTCTTAAAAAGATTATAGGCGATAATAGATTTGTTTTATTGGGTGAGAGTAGTCATTTTGTAGAAGAATACAGTAAAATAAAAAAAAGATTAATTAAATTCTTGCATAAAGAAATGGGATTTGATGTAATATTATTTGAAAGTGATTTCTTTAACTGCAATACTTCTTATTTGATCTGCGACAGTCTTTCAACAAAAGAATTTTTAGATAATTCAATCTTTGGTTTATGGCATACAAAAATAAACTATAAACTGTTTGAATATATTAAAGAAACTAAAAAAACAGAAACTCCTTTGTTATTTTCCGGTTTTGATATAAGAAAGAGCAACATAACTGAAAATCAATTGCTTTATGCTTATTATAAAAATTATTTAAAACCGAAAGACTATGCAGAATTTGTAAATTTGGATACAATAACTAATAAATATTTCAGAAATGTAATATTAAATAAAAATAAAAAAGCATTTAATCAATCTTTATCATTAAAATTGACAGACAGATATAATACATTGCAAAATAGTATTAATAAATACAAAAAAAACATTGACAGAGAAATTTTTAAAAGAATTATTTTAAACAAAAAATATCTGATTAATATAATTGAAATTGCAAAAAGTGATGCAAAAAAATATATTGACATGAGAGATAAGTTTATGGCAGAAAACATTGAATGGATTGCAGATAATTTATATCCCGATAAAAAAATAATTATTTGGGCACATAACGCACATGTCATGAACAATAAAGAATATATGAGTATGGGGTATTATTTTTCAGATAAAATTAAAAAACAATCATATACTGTCGGAATATTTGGCTTAAAAGGTTCTTGGGGCTATGGTGAAAATATACATAATGAGAATAACCTGAAAAAAAATAGTTTAGAAGCTGTAATTTGTAATACTAATAATGAGATTTCATTTATTAATTTAAATGAAAATTTTAACATTGATTATAACAAAAAAGTTTATCTGTGGAAACAGAAAAAAACTATAAGAAAAATTAATCAAGAATATGACGGCTTATTGTTTATCAGAAATATTACACCATCCATTTATTTAAAACAATAA